One segment of Fructilactobacillus hinvesii DNA contains the following:
- a CDS encoding AEC family transporter has translation MSITAAFVKTLTNPSIVSAITSTIFIILLGFFLRKHNIFSEQFGKTLAKVTLTVAIPALALNSFMAPIDGKTLSEGMSVLIWGFLIIIIFLIVSPFLYIKLPKSERDVMSILTTFGSTTFFGIPIVGAVLGPKGIMYSSIFNIGYRVFLYSYAYIKMSGLKMELKNVKKMLLNPVVIATFLGLVLWLIQDYVPHVTVPTFVKGVIDQSAGTHSVAFFRIDQTALWLWTPLNYLAQLASPLAWLSIGVTLGSLSFKQAAGSKISWYYGFNKVILVPLVTLILAGGLSALGVLPMSFVAIATMVIMMATPTATVASAYAISFNRNAVLASNASLISTVLAVIMMPIWIALLQVINSTGILK, from the coding sequence ATGAGTATTACTGCTGCATTCGTGAAAACACTAACTAATCCCAGCATCGTTAGTGCCATTACATCAACCATTTTTATTATTTTGCTCGGTTTTTTCCTGCGAAAACACAACATTTTTTCCGAACAATTTGGCAAAACACTTGCCAAGGTAACTTTGACCGTCGCGATTCCCGCCTTAGCACTCAATTCTTTTATGGCTCCAATCGATGGAAAAACACTGTCGGAGGGTATGAGCGTCCTAATCTGGGGATTCTTAATCATCATCATTTTTCTCATCGTGTCCCCCTTCTTATACATTAAATTACCTAAGTCAGAACGGGACGTAATGAGCATTTTAACAACGTTTGGTTCTACCACATTTTTTGGAATCCCAATTGTCGGAGCCGTCTTAGGACCAAAGGGAATTATGTACAGTTCCATCTTTAACATCGGTTACCGCGTTTTCCTGTATTCGTATGCATACATCAAGATGTCGGGGCTCAAAATGGAATTAAAAAACGTCAAAAAGATGTTATTAAATCCCGTTGTCATTGCCACTTTTCTAGGTTTAGTCCTGTGGCTAATCCAGGATTACGTTCCCCACGTGACGGTTCCGACCTTTGTGAAAGGGGTCATTGATCAAAGTGCTGGAACTCATTCAGTGGCCTTTTTCCGAATTGATCAAACGGCATTATGGTTATGGACTCCGCTTAATTATCTAGCTCAACTTGCCTCACCACTAGCATGGCTCTCAATTGGTGTGACCCTTGGATCGCTTTCCTTTAAGCAAGCAGCTGGAAGTAAAATTTCTTGGTACTACGGTTTTAATAAGGTAATTTTGGTACCCTTGGTTACCTTAATTTTAGCCGGTGGCCTTTCCGCACTAGGAGTGCTTCCAATGAGCTTTGTTGCAATTGCAACAATGGTAATCATGATGGCAACGCCCACGGCAACGGTTGCTTCCGCCTATGCAATTAGTTTTAATCGGAACGCGGTCTTAGCTTCCAATGCTTCTCTGATTTCGACGGTTCTCGCCGTTATCATGATGCCAATCTGGATTGCCCTCCTGCAGGTTATTAATAGTACCGGGATCTTGAAATAG
- a CDS encoding zinc ribbon domain-containing protein, with protein sequence MNSENTKFCTNCGKEIPQTAQYCPYCNTKQPSLEPTYLNRSDVSTHQCPRCKNVIPDGVSYCPYCDEPQTRSQNNNHQQSTGQPAKTAQDQTNQSNHPRQHKSHFWRNVIVLLVVILLAIIAFFTYQNYHNSQIQSNQNQANQEQTAKNDANKSQAKQSKPQNNIVEIVKSFTQNNKYESGQDAAQDVQKVVDKIPDSSGSSVKWDPNAQTVNVNLPASSPVVKSAETGSPQVWNAMVKGLQTISQEISKNSTGNDDYSNIKVMRDDTGQPILQVDKGNVSLNSRDQ encoded by the coding sequence ATGAACTCAGAAAACACAAAATTCTGTACTAACTGTGGAAAAGAGATCCCGCAAACTGCGCAATATTGCCCGTACTGTAATACCAAGCAGCCTAGCCTCGAACCGACCTACCTCAATCGAAGTGACGTAAGCACCCACCAGTGTCCTCGGTGCAAAAACGTAATTCCCGACGGAGTTTCCTATTGTCCGTACTGTGATGAACCCCAGACGAGAAGTCAAAATAACAATCATCAACAATCAACTGGGCAACCGGCAAAGACGGCGCAAGATCAGACCAACCAGTCTAACCATCCGCGCCAACACAAGTCCCACTTCTGGCGCAATGTCATTGTGTTGCTAGTGGTCATCTTGTTAGCCATCATTGCGTTCTTTACCTACCAGAACTATCACAACAGCCAAATCCAATCGAACCAAAACCAAGCTAACCAGGAACAGACTGCCAAAAATGATGCCAATAAATCTCAAGCTAAACAAAGCAAACCACAAAATAACATCGTCGAAATTGTGAAGTCGTTTACCCAAAATAATAAGTATGAATCTGGTCAAGATGCTGCCCAAGACGTTCAAAAAGTGGTTGACAAAATCCCTGATAGTTCCGGATCAAGCGTCAAATGGGATCCGAATGCGCAAACGGTTAACGTGAACCTCCCAGCCTCTTCTCCAGTGGTTAAAAGTGCTGAGACCGGATCTCCACAAGTATGGAATGCAATGGTAAAAGGATTACAAACCATTTCGCAGGAAATTAGCAAGAATTCCACTGGTAACGATGATTATTCCAACATCAAAGTGATGCGCGATGATACCGGGCAACCAATTTTACAAGTCGACAAGGGAAACGTATCGTTGAACAGTCGTGATCAATAA
- a CDS encoding gluconate:H+ symporter: MPFVVLILGIILLLFLIIKLKLNTFVSLIVVAILVALGLGMNPASIANTIKLGIGNTLGELAVVFGFGAMIGRLVSDSGGSYRIAQTLIQKFGKKRLQLAIVVASFIIGMSLFFEVGLVLLTPIVFAVALEADVPFLYLGIPMAAALSATQGFLPPQPAPTAVATALGANIGQVLLFGIIVAIPCVIVAGPLWTKVVRRFFPDAFVVKKSLPAFGEVKEYDLKDTPSFGLSALTSLLPAIFMAVNTVYQLAVHGGKEIKNPHGFDAVVSMLGNPMIAMVIALLFAIWSMGFHRGRDMKQISNSIVEAVKSIAMLLLVIAGGGAFKQVLIDGGVGDAVKGLMMHSSLSPILLGWLVAVILRVSLGSATVAGMTAAGLVTPLMASLNVNPVMMALAIGAGSLAASHVNDAGFWMFKEYFDLDIKQTLGIWTTLETVISVTGLIVVLLLNLVV; the protein is encoded by the coding sequence ATGCCGTTTGTAGTTTTGATTTTAGGAATCATATTGTTGCTATTTTTAATCATCAAACTCAAACTGAATACGTTTGTGTCGTTAATTGTAGTAGCAATCTTAGTGGCATTGGGACTGGGAATGAATCCAGCTTCCATTGCTAATACCATTAAATTGGGAATTGGAAACACGCTGGGAGAACTAGCGGTCGTCTTCGGGTTTGGAGCCATGATTGGACGATTGGTTTCTGACTCTGGTGGTTCGTACCGAATCGCGCAAACTTTAATCCAAAAGTTTGGGAAGAAACGGTTACAATTAGCCATCGTGGTGGCTTCCTTCATTATTGGGATGTCATTGTTCTTTGAAGTAGGACTGGTATTGTTAACTCCAATCGTGTTCGCAGTTGCTTTGGAAGCTGACGTTCCGTTCCTATACTTAGGAATTCCAATGGCGGCCGCTTTATCAGCTACCCAGGGATTCTTGCCACCGCAACCAGCCCCAACGGCCGTTGCTACGGCACTGGGAGCAAACATTGGTCAAGTGCTGTTATTTGGGATTATCGTTGCGATTCCGTGTGTAATCGTGGCAGGTCCATTATGGACGAAGGTGGTACGGCGCTTCTTCCCGGATGCTTTCGTAGTGAAAAAGAGTCTTCCAGCCTTTGGTGAAGTGAAGGAATACGATTTGAAGGATACCCCTAGTTTTGGGTTATCAGCTTTAACTTCCTTACTGCCAGCTATTTTTATGGCTGTGAACACTGTTTACCAATTAGCAGTTCACGGTGGAAAAGAAATTAAAAACCCACATGGTTTTGATGCCGTTGTTTCCATGTTAGGAAACCCAATGATTGCCATGGTAATCGCCTTACTCTTCGCCATCTGGTCCATGGGCTTCCATCGTGGTCGGGATATGAAACAAATCTCTAACAGTATCGTTGAAGCCGTGAAGTCCATTGCTATGCTTCTGCTGGTAATTGCCGGTGGAGGAGCCTTCAAACAGGTCTTAATTGATGGTGGAGTGGGAGATGCCGTTAAGGGCTTGATGATGCACTCCAGCCTTTCTCCAATCCTCTTAGGTTGGTTAGTAGCTGTAATTCTGCGGGTCTCACTTGGATCAGCTACGGTGGCCGGGATGACGGCTGCCGGACTGGTAACTCCATTGATGGCTTCCTTAAACGTGAACCCCGTTATGATGGCATTGGCTATCGGGGCTGGTTCATTAGCTGCTTCCCACGTGAATGATGCTGGATTCTGGATGTTCAAAGAATACTTTGACTTGGACATCAAACAAACGTTAGGAATCTGGACGACGTTGGAAACCGTAATTTCGGTGACTGGGTTGATTGTGGTATTACTACTCAACTTGGTTGTGTAA
- a CDS encoding metal ABC transporter ATP-binding protein translates to MPKIELHAPQLGYRDEHKVVLRDADLTLTGGNVYALVGSNGAGKSTLLKTLIGVLQPLTGTVCVTVPDSQRPAFGQIGFCPQFPLVDWYTRVYDNVRLGPLLAGQSWKTSRQNVARSLRLLGIEKLQKAAMDHISGGQQQRVQLARELAKRPEIYLLDEPTTGLDVETIERLFTYLQQQAQAGALVLIASHDLTSVEAYANQLIFLDQGVVQYQGSVAGFVQNDLIEPSVHVTICGNSQQLADLNKFLSRTVTADGSFRIPQRQLEQVLSFLTKHQLRIVKLEAIHPSLRTRYLQLKRGEATHES, encoded by the coding sequence ATGCCTAAAATTGAATTACATGCACCACAGCTTGGATATCGTGACGAACATAAAGTGGTTTTGCGTGATGCCGACCTAACTTTGACGGGCGGTAACGTATATGCCCTCGTGGGATCAAACGGAGCAGGGAAGTCAACGTTATTGAAGACTTTAATTGGAGTGTTGCAACCATTGACGGGGACGGTCTGCGTTACCGTTCCTGATTCACAACGCCCGGCTTTTGGCCAAATTGGGTTTTGTCCGCAGTTTCCGTTGGTAGATTGGTATACGCGGGTCTATGATAACGTCCGCTTAGGACCATTGTTGGCCGGCCAATCTTGGAAAACTAGTCGCCAAAATGTAGCGCGGAGTTTACGGTTACTTGGAATTGAAAAATTACAAAAGGCAGCAATGGATCATATTTCTGGTGGACAACAGCAGCGGGTGCAACTAGCGCGGGAATTAGCCAAACGACCCGAAATTTATCTTTTGGACGAACCGACTACTGGTCTAGACGTTGAAACAATTGAACGGCTTTTTACCTACTTACAACAGCAAGCACAAGCCGGAGCGTTAGTTTTAATTGCTAGTCATGATTTAACCAGCGTGGAAGCGTACGCCAACCAGTTGATTTTTTTAGACCAAGGAGTGGTTCAATATCAAGGTTCTGTGGCTGGGTTCGTTCAGAACGATTTGATAGAACCGAGTGTACACGTAACAATTTGTGGAAATAGCCAGCAATTGGCGGACTTAAATAAGTTTTTATCCAGAACGGTTACAGCGGATGGAAGTTTTCGGATTCCCCAACGGCAACTGGAGCAGGTATTATCATTTTTAACAAAGCATCAGTTGCGGATTGTCAAGTTGGAAGCCATTCACCCGAGCCTTCGGACTCGTTACTTACAGTTGAAACGAGGGGAGGCTACCCATGAATCCTAG
- a CDS encoding ABC transporter permease: protein MNPSHFRQQSLGRRGLLVVVLNEIQAFRSNLGLLVSMTMQPLLYFAFLVMGISATTGSVRYAGQRLPYASYAVIGVIGLIMMTQMSQAIYRSTVDKQFGLLAVKFMSGVQPGDYIMGMSVFPLLGYFYQCLILTALAYGTGLRLNLVGWGITIGAGSVFLLFWSSLGIICSAWFKNYQQRDVVMQLLFSPIAFTAPSFYVDGQGPTYLRWLANLNPLTYQLRALRALAYGNFTGSVLLVGFIPTVVMITIAILILRRLPLTLQEH, encoded by the coding sequence ATGAATCCTAGTCATTTTCGCCAGCAATCATTAGGACGACGGGGATTACTGGTGGTAGTGTTAAATGAAATTCAAGCTTTTCGTAGTAATTTAGGATTACTGGTCTCTATGACCATGCAACCACTTTTATACTTTGCTTTTCTGGTAATGGGAATTTCTGCGACGACTGGTTCTGTCCGGTACGCTGGGCAACGATTGCCGTATGCTTCCTATGCTGTGATTGGAGTCATTGGATTGATTATGATGACCCAAATGTCACAAGCAATCTATCGCAGTACGGTTGATAAGCAGTTTGGTTTGTTAGCTGTGAAATTTATGAGTGGGGTTCAGCCAGGTGATTACATCATGGGCATGAGTGTTTTTCCGCTACTAGGCTATTTTTATCAATGCCTAATTTTAACGGCTTTAGCCTATGGAACTGGACTTAGACTCAACTTGGTTGGCTGGGGGATAACGATTGGGGCTGGTTCAGTCTTTTTGTTATTTTGGAGCTCATTAGGCATTATTTGTAGTGCTTGGTTTAAAAATTATCAGCAACGGGATGTGGTCATGCAGCTGCTATTTTCGCCAATTGCATTTACCGCGCCATCATTTTACGTTGATGGACAGGGTCCAACCTATTTGCGGTGGTTGGCTAATTTAAACCCGCTAACATATCAATTACGGGCGTTACGAGCTTTGGCTTATGGCAATTTTACCGGATCAGTTTTACTGGTGGGGTTCATTCCTACGGTCGTTATGATTACGATTGCCATCTTGATCTTGAGACGGTTGCCATTAACTTTACAGGAACATTAA
- a CDS encoding arginine deiminase translates to MNSQLQVNSEIGTLREVLVHRPGPELENITPDTMKDLLFDDVPFLKIAQREHDQFTDLLRNHNVKPVYIEKLLQDILRDGNVKTGFIKDYLAQFTLDSIQVETTQAYLQSLSAHALTTTIYAGLRSETVGLLENYQQPFVLPPLPNAYFTRDPQAVLGNGVTVNPMTFAARKPESFIFSWIVDHHPRFQSTPIWLQPTLPTHLEGGDELVLNQQTLALGISERTTREAALTLAEHLFNNPASPFETVIAIHIPHNHAMMHLDTVFTMVNRDQFTIFPGIMDQDYHLNIEILQPNNKGGVKIRQATYLKPVLKESLGLSEIDLIETGGGDAIIAPREQWNDGSNNLAIAPGEVVTYDRNYRSIQLMRDHGLTVHEIPSSELARGRGGARCMSQPLWRDEL, encoded by the coding sequence ATGAACAGTCAATTACAGGTTAATTCAGAAATCGGAACTTTGCGTGAGGTGCTGGTTCACCGTCCCGGTCCGGAGTTAGAAAACATTACACCAGACACCATGAAGGACTTACTCTTTGATGACGTCCCCTTTTTAAAAATTGCACAACGGGAACATGATCAATTCACGGATTTGCTCCGTAATCACAACGTCAAACCGGTTTACATTGAAAAACTATTGCAAGATATTTTACGTGATGGGAACGTGAAAACTGGCTTTATCAAGGACTATCTGGCCCAATTCACCTTAGACTCCATCCAAGTTGAGACCACACAAGCTTACCTCCAATCTTTATCAGCTCATGCACTCACTACTACGATTTATGCCGGGCTTCGCAGTGAAACCGTGGGATTACTGGAAAACTACCAACAGCCATTTGTTCTACCACCGTTACCCAACGCTTACTTCACTAGGGATCCGCAAGCGGTTCTCGGTAACGGGGTCACAGTTAATCCAATGACGTTTGCGGCCCGTAAGCCGGAATCCTTCATCTTTTCATGGATTGTTGATCATCATCCCCGGTTTCAATCTACCCCGATCTGGTTGCAACCCACCCTACCAACTCATCTAGAGGGTGGTGATGAGTTAGTTCTTAATCAGCAAACCCTGGCCCTCGGAATTTCTGAACGGACGACCCGTGAAGCTGCTCTTACCCTTGCAGAGCATCTGTTTAACAATCCCGCTTCTCCTTTTGAAACGGTCATTGCAATTCATATCCCTCATAATCACGCCATGATGCATTTAGACACCGTCTTCACAATGGTCAATCGAGATCAATTTACTATTTTTCCCGGCATCATGGATCAGGACTACCACTTAAACATTGAAATTTTGCAACCCAACAATAAAGGTGGGGTCAAAATTAGACAAGCAACCTACTTAAAACCAGTTCTAAAAGAATCCTTGGGTCTCAGTGAGATTGACTTAATTGAAACCGGAGGCGGGGATGCTATCATTGCTCCGCGAGAACAGTGGAACGACGGCTCTAACAACCTTGCGATTGCACCAGGGGAAGTGGTTACGTACGACCGTAACTATCGTTCCATTCAATTGATGCGCGATCACGGCCTCACGGTTCATGAAATTCCTTCCTCAGAACTCGCTCGGGGACGCGGTGGTGCCCGATGCATGTCACAGCCATTGTGGCGGGACGAACTATAA
- a CDS encoding aminoglycoside N(3)-acetyltransferase — protein MGDTLIVHSSLKSLGFVLGGPEAVIQSLINRVGETGTIMMPTQSVERSDPNTWGYPPADPKDWQYIRDHQLPYNPETTPVSTGIGIIPETFRKYPNVIRTTHPLYSFAIYGARQAELAPHAFHFGLGPNSPLGTLYTNQIPAKILMIGTDFETNTSIHLAEYWLQRPTVTQMVCVLENGEPVQRQNQDIDMDIYDDFLEIQVEYQKPLSYQTEPIYRGNAAVYDFQTVVKTALKHFQRKQK, from the coding sequence GTGGGGGATACGTTAATCGTCCACTCCTCACTAAAGTCATTAGGATTCGTGCTGGGTGGTCCAGAAGCTGTCATTCAGTCTTTAATCAATCGGGTGGGAGAGACCGGCACCATCATGATGCCGACTCAATCGGTGGAAAGAAGCGATCCCAACACCTGGGGTTATCCTCCCGCTGATCCCAAAGATTGGCAGTACATTCGCGACCATCAGCTCCCCTATAATCCAGAAACGACTCCAGTCTCCACGGGCATCGGAATCATTCCAGAAACCTTTCGGAAATATCCCAACGTGATTCGGACCACACATCCGTTGTACTCGTTTGCCATCTATGGCGCTCGGCAAGCTGAACTAGCTCCGCATGCCTTTCACTTTGGTTTAGGTCCCAATTCTCCGCTCGGCACTCTTTATACCAATCAAATTCCTGCTAAGATTCTCATGATTGGAACGGATTTTGAAACCAACACCTCCATTCATCTGGCGGAATACTGGTTGCAACGACCGACCGTTACCCAAATGGTCTGCGTTCTTGAAAACGGTGAACCCGTGCAACGTCAAAATCAAGACATTGACATGGATATTTATGACGACTTTTTAGAAATTCAGGTTGAATATCAAAAGCCGCTCTCCTATCAAACCGAACCAATTTATCGAGGTAACGCTGCGGTTTATGATTTTCAAACGGTAGTGAAAACAGCTTTGAAGCATTTTCAGCGAAAGCAAAAATAA
- a CDS encoding GtrA family protein, giving the protein MIEKLVQLYQKHRDVIPYLFWGVAATVVNLVSFYLLDRYTNLNYVINYSIAWVITVLFAFYTNKYFVFHNQHHSTKEFWYQLATFFAGRFLTFIIGAGILMVGVSILKFDSSLGKNLVNVVQNIVVIILNYFWAILISFRKKENSSH; this is encoded by the coding sequence ATGATTGAAAAATTAGTCCAACTGTACCAAAAACATCGAGATGTCATTCCCTACCTCTTCTGGGGAGTCGCCGCTACGGTTGTCAACCTGGTAAGTTTCTATCTATTAGATCGTTATACCAATTTAAACTACGTAATTAACTACTCCATTGCGTGGGTAATTACCGTGCTATTCGCCTTTTACACCAACAAATACTTTGTCTTTCATAATCAACACCATTCCACCAAGGAATTTTGGTACCAGCTAGCAACCTTTTTTGCTGGCCGGTTTTTAACCTTTATCATTGGAGCTGGCATTTTAATGGTTGGGGTTAGCATTTTAAAGTTTGATTCAAGCCTTGGCAAAAACTTAGTTAACGTGGTTCAAAACATAGTGGTGATCATTCTCAACTACTTCTGGGCAATCCTAATTTCCTTTCGAAAAAAAGAGAATTCGTCTCACTAA
- a CDS encoding glycosyltransferase family 2 protein, with the protein METISLIVPCYNEQASIQLFFDTVEKVFAQMNSNTVQYQPDYLFINDGSSDETIKIIHELHEQHPDTVHFISFSRNFGKEAAMAAGLRNAQGDYVALMDVDLQDPPELLAKMLEIINNEPYDCVGCIQTSRKQNPIRAFLSASFYKVIDSLSDVKIKPNVRDYRLMTKRYVNAVNELAEYNRFSKGIFSWVGFQTKYIKYQGRPRAAGETHWSMIQLFEYSIEGIVDFSDAPLRIATFVGGFSCFLAMIGIIIVVFRALFFGDAVAGWPSMVSIILLMGGIQLFCLGIVGKYIGKIYLETKRRPQYIIEEQK; encoded by the coding sequence TTGGAAACAATCAGTTTGATTGTCCCTTGTTATAACGAACAAGCATCAATTCAATTATTCTTTGACACGGTCGAAAAAGTCTTCGCCCAAATGAACAGCAACACCGTCCAATACCAACCGGACTACCTTTTTATCAACGATGGCTCAAGCGACGAGACCATCAAAATCATTCATGAGCTTCACGAACAACATCCAGACACAGTTCACTTCATTTCTTTTTCCCGAAACTTCGGTAAAGAAGCAGCCATGGCCGCTGGACTTCGCAATGCCCAGGGAGACTATGTGGCCTTGATGGACGTCGACTTACAGGATCCCCCAGAGTTATTGGCCAAAATGTTAGAAATCATTAACAACGAACCGTATGACTGTGTGGGATGCATCCAAACCAGTCGGAAACAAAACCCGATTCGGGCTTTTCTTTCTGCTAGTTTTTATAAGGTCATTGACAGTCTATCCGACGTCAAAATTAAACCAAACGTTAGAGACTACCGCCTCATGACGAAACGATACGTTAACGCAGTCAACGAACTGGCCGAATACAACCGCTTTTCCAAGGGAATCTTTAGCTGGGTCGGTTTTCAAACTAAGTACATTAAGTACCAAGGTCGACCGCGAGCCGCTGGTGAAACCCACTGGTCAATGATTCAATTGTTTGAATATTCGATTGAAGGAATCGTAGATTTTTCGGATGCTCCGTTACGCATTGCTACCTTTGTAGGAGGATTCTCGTGCTTTTTAGCCATGATTGGGATTATCATCGTGGTCTTTCGTGCTTTGTTCTTTGGTGACGCAGTTGCCGGCTGGCCATCCATGGTTTCAATTATCCTACTGATGGGCGGAATCCAACTGTTCTGCCTGGGGATTGTAGGAAAATACATTGGTAAGATTTACCTCGAAACGAAGCGTCGTCCGCAATACATTATTGAGGAACAAAAATGA
- a CDS encoding YihY/virulence factor BrkB family protein, whose product MATRKQNWMKFFKILLKRFTQGDVSDSAVVFAYYVLFSLFPILIIIGGIIRLTNSNVGHVLSFIRSVVPTSIYQGIAPIAQSIFTGDGGSILSIGIIIVIWSASSSMAAFQRSVNRIYGVTKQSSLMNRLTSFIWMLLLVVLLLVLIILMGFGRLLLNFAHHDLHVPMNLINLLNDVRLPITLVISIVILTLLYYFVPSVETKLKYTVWGAVVALIGLLVLTQVFSLIISSFFRNISAYKTLGTVMVLMLWLNFTGTILLSGAVLNASLQEYFGGSLPESAAQTSLKALYEKSPHRNRQD is encoded by the coding sequence ATGGCAACCCGCAAACAAAACTGGATGAAATTTTTTAAAATCTTATTGAAGCGGTTTACTCAGGGAGATGTTTCTGATTCTGCCGTAGTCTTTGCGTACTACGTATTGTTTTCACTATTTCCAATTTTAATCATTATCGGAGGAATTATTCGTCTGACTAACTCCAACGTGGGTCATGTCTTGAGCTTTATCCGATCTGTGGTTCCCACATCGATTTACCAAGGCATTGCTCCGATTGCTCAATCAATTTTTACGGGGGACGGGGGTAGCATTTTATCAATCGGGATTATCATCGTGATCTGGTCTGCTAGTAGCTCAATGGCTGCCTTTCAACGTTCGGTAAACCGGATTTACGGTGTCACCAAGCAAAGTTCGCTGATGAACCGCCTAACGTCCTTTATTTGGATGTTGCTATTAGTAGTGCTGTTGTTGGTGCTCATTATTTTAATGGGATTTGGTCGACTGTTGTTGAATTTTGCGCATCATGATCTGCACGTTCCCATGAATTTAATTAACCTCTTGAATGACGTGCGCTTACCAATTACCTTGGTAATTTCCATCGTAATTTTGACCCTGTTATACTACTTTGTGCCTAGCGTAGAAACAAAACTGAAGTATACGGTTTGGGGGGCCGTTGTGGCGTTAATTGGGTTACTGGTTCTAACGCAGGTCTTCTCGTTAATTATTAGCTCCTTTTTCCGCAACATTTCGGCTTATAAAACGCTTGGAACTGTAATGGTATTGATGCTGTGGCTGAACTTTACCGGAACCATTCTTTTGAGCGGGGCCGTTTTAAACGCTAGCCTCCAAGAATATTTTGGCGGTTCTTTACCTGAATCAGCAGCGCAAACGTCACTAAAAGCTCTCTATGAAAAAAGCCCACACCGAAACCGGCAGGACTAG
- a CDS encoding flavodoxin: MTKAHVVFATITGNNEDIADIVTEGLEDLGVTVQETEISQTDAAELKDADIVVICPYTYDEGNLPEEGLDFFDDLSDLDLTGKTFGVAGSGDVFYQEFYNVAVDKFAEALANTGAKQGAPNVKINLDPDEADIETLDQFSKTLVDNTTNSN, encoded by the coding sequence ATGACTAAAGCACACGTGGTGTTTGCAACCATCACCGGAAACAACGAAGACATTGCAGACATTGTCACCGAAGGTTTGGAAGACCTCGGGGTTACGGTTCAAGAGACCGAAATCTCGCAAACAGATGCGGCTGAACTTAAGGATGCAGACATCGTGGTGATCTGTCCTTATACTTACGATGAAGGAAATCTTCCGGAAGAAGGTTTAGACTTCTTTGACGACCTTTCGGACCTTGATCTCACTGGTAAAACGTTTGGTGTTGCCGGATCAGGAGACGTTTTTTACCAAGAATTTTATAACGTTGCCGTGGATAAATTTGCTGAAGCCCTTGCTAACACGGGGGCCAAGCAAGGAGCTCCCAACGTTAAGATTAACTTGGATCCCGATGAAGCAGACATCGAAACGCTCGATCAGTTCTCAAAAACCCTCGTTGATAACACAACGAATTCTAACTAA